From the Drosophila sechellia strain sech25 chromosome X, ASM438219v1, whole genome shotgun sequence genome, the window atcctccagctcttgcttctccttctccgttAGCTCGGTGTGGTGCACTTCGTGGTCAGAATTGTAGCCAgtggcctcctcctccttaATGCTGTGACTCACGGatatgctgcgcagctggcgCCCAGGATTCGAGTCCTTACTGCTCAGCCTCTTCAGCTCCACGTGGCCATTGCTGTCCGATTTCTCCCAGGTGTTCAGTCGATTACGAGTGCCCACGCTGTTCAACGAGGCCCGCGAGCCAAACCAACCGTCATTGGCACGTGGCAGCACCGGGGTTTCCGGCTCCACAACATTCTTGATAATATCCTCGTCCTGATCCTCGCGCTCTGCCAGTGGTTGGACCTGCTGCAGTGCCTCCGCATCGCGATCCCGCTTCACCACGTGCCACTTAACTGGCTGGTAGATCAGCGAGCAGGCGATCGTGTGCAATGAGGCACCGGCGAAGAGTAGTGTCGTCCCCTGGACACCGAACTCGTACAGCATGTAGGTGGCAAAGTAGGGGCACACAATTGGTCCCAGGCCGGCTACTCCGAACTGGAAGGCTGTGGCAGTGCGTCGCTTCACCTTGAAGTATGTATTGACCGCCAGCGAGGAAGCGGATACCGTCAGTCCTCGTCCGAATCCGTACAGGATCGAGAAGCTCATTATGTAGACGGCGAAGGTGTCGGCGAAAACCATCCAGAAGAGTCCCAGGAAGGTCAGCACGGATCCCACCAGGGCCACCACTCGATATGTGTAGCGTCGGAAAAGCGGGCCGTTCAGCAGACCTGTGATTAAGAAATCGAATTTAATTGTTGTCTTGTAGTTTAAATGTGGAACTTAATGGCATGTGAAGAAGTAGTACTTTGGCTTCATAACTCGAACTATTAAAATGCTTCAAgttctttaatatttaaaaatcacTCAATACAGAATCCTATCGATTTTTCATCAGAGAATCGCAAACAACTTGTGATATGGCGCGATATTATAAATCTTATTGTCTCGTTGCGATTCGTCACTACGTGGACTACATACAAATGAGAGTTACGGCTGCTCATGACTTTGAATATCTCTCTATAACTATCACTCTATAATACTATCTCATATATATTGTTTTCACCATCTCACCTGTAAATGCGGACACAGCAATCTGTGTGTTGATAATGGTGGTCAGTTCGGAGCTGGAGATTCCTAGACCAGCCATGCGATCGCGGAACAGGATGCCAAACTGCTGGGCCAATGCGAACGTCACCAGCTGGAGTGGAGATTGGGAATAGGAATGGGAATGGAGAAAGAGGCAAGAGTGAATATGTATGTCCAGACAGGCGAGTAAATGCGATGGCCACTCACAATGTTGACGCCACTGGCGACGGACACCAGCCAGCCCCATCCGCCGTCGGGCGCCACAAAATCTTCACCCAGATCGCTTTTGTCCCGCTTCTTTTTCGCTGGTACCTTCTGTGGTTGCGACGCGGCGGCTATGGAATGA encodes:
- the LOC6614982 gene encoding monocarboxylate transporter 7; the encoded protein is MTDNGNSQNNNNNNNNNDEALRLRLPEEQAEQLLPKNGSAGQTKIAPPTHTHSIAAASQPQKVPAKKKRDKSDLGEDFVAPDGGWGWLVSVASGVNILVTFALAQQFGILFRDRMAGLGISSSELTTIINTQIAVSAFTGLLNGPLFRRYTYRVVALVGSVLTFLGLFWMVFADTFAVYIMSFSILYGFGRGLTVSASSLAVNTYFKVKRRTATAFQFGVAGLGPIVCPYFATYMLYEFGVQGTTLLFAGASLHTIACSLIYQPVKWHVVKRDRDAEALQQVQPLAEREDQDEDIIKNVVEPETPVLPRANDGWFGSRASLNSVGTRNRLNTWEKSDSNGHVELKRLSSKDSNPGRQLRSISVSHSIKEEEATGYNSDHEVHHTELTEKEKQELEDEEERQRRKKLPFYMKVVIFFDMDLLRDITYVNLAVGITLINFVEINFAILTPFILSDLGFNKDQIALAMSTLGFFDLVVRFLIPLITAKINLSNRTFFVVGILGMCIGRMFLSMTSNFYVMMAIFLWLGLNKAFRTVFWSLIIPSYVPLKRLPAAAGLQLLMSGTFSMIFGPLIGLIRDHTSYAVTLNLLNALCVMAFAGWYLEDFIRARSRKSPPVKSIN